In Sphingobacterium zeae, one genomic interval encodes:
- a CDS encoding deoxyguanosinetriphosphate triphosphohydrolase gives MSEKMNWKDLLSAKRWGYEDRSVDSYLVARSEFQRDYDRLIFSSPFRRLQNKTQVFPLPGAVFVHNRLTHSLEVASVGRSLGRMFYAKLKEENPNLDADYPFLQEVGNIISAACLSHDLGNPAFGHSGESAISTYFTDGEGRKYQEQVTAEEWADLTHFEGNANALRILTHAFQGKDPKGFALTYTSLASIVKYPCLAIDGHLRKSHHRKKYGFFTEEQKAFEKIADELGLLKDPSNPKGYLRHPLVYLVEAADDICYNIIDLEDAHHLKILSYQEVEELLLPLCGKENLRDRLDGLLDTPSRVALLRAKAINTLIKGCVDVFVREQDKFLSGTFGSALMDALDEEIVAQMKKISKISIAKIYNAPTVVQIEIAGYRVMDALLKEFVPAYLKKNKNNYDKKLVALIPEQFYTEKQDSYSKIRCVLDFVSGMTDVYAIELYRKIKGITIPSID, from the coding sequence ATGTCTGAAAAAATGAATTGGAAAGATTTGCTCTCCGCAAAGCGCTGGGGTTACGAAGATCGGAGCGTAGATAGCTATCTCGTAGCGCGATCGGAGTTTCAACGGGATTATGATCGTTTGATCTTTTCTTCCCCATTTCGAAGATTACAGAATAAAACACAGGTTTTTCCGCTACCTGGTGCTGTATTCGTTCACAATAGATTGACCCATAGTTTGGAAGTAGCCAGTGTTGGGCGCTCTTTGGGGCGTATGTTTTATGCAAAGTTGAAAGAGGAAAACCCCAATCTTGATGCGGATTATCCGTTTCTTCAGGAAGTCGGCAATATTATTTCTGCAGCATGCCTTTCACATGACTTGGGTAATCCTGCCTTTGGCCACTCGGGTGAGTCCGCCATATCGACTTACTTCACAGACGGAGAAGGGCGTAAATACCAAGAACAGGTTACGGCTGAGGAATGGGCCGATTTAACCCATTTTGAAGGAAATGCAAATGCCTTACGTATCCTGACACATGCTTTTCAGGGAAAAGATCCCAAAGGATTTGCATTGACATATACTTCCTTGGCGTCCATCGTGAAATATCCATGTTTAGCCATTGATGGCCATCTTAGGAAAAGTCATCACCGCAAGAAGTATGGCTTTTTTACAGAAGAGCAAAAAGCATTCGAAAAAATCGCCGATGAACTGGGCTTATTAAAAGATCCTTCTAATCCAAAAGGCTATCTGAGACATCCGTTGGTATATCTGGTGGAGGCTGCAGATGATATCTGTTATAACATTATAGACTTGGAAGATGCTCATCATCTGAAAATTTTATCCTATCAAGAAGTGGAAGAGTTGCTATTGCCGCTATGTGGCAAAGAGAATCTTCGCGACAGACTTGACGGTCTGCTGGATACGCCGAGCCGGGTAGCATTGTTGCGGGCCAAAGCGATCAATACCTTGATTAAAGGATGTGTTGATGTCTTTGTACGTGAACAGGATAAATTCTTGTCCGGAACATTCGGATCGGCGCTGATGGATGCACTTGATGAAGAGATTGTTGCACAGATGAAAAAAATCTCGAAGATTTCCATTGCAAAAATCTATAATGCACCCACGGTTGTACAGATTGAGATTGCTGGCTATCGGGTGATGGATGCACTTTTAAAAGAATTTGTTCCAGCGTACCTGAAGAAGAACAAGAATAATTACGATAAGAAACTTGTCGCTTTAATTCCTGAACAATTTTATACTGAAAAACAAGATTCGTATTCGAAGATTCGTTGCGTATTAGATTTTGTCTCAGGCATGACCGACGTTTATGCGATAGAGCTATATCGTAAGATCAAAGGAATAACGATACCTTCGATCGACTAA
- a CDS encoding aldose epimerase family protein has protein sequence MTKYQTLIPKHFEGTIDGKNTHLLLLKNEGGMQVLLTDYGARIVSILVPDNKGNLVDVALGFDSIQAYLDSDEKYHGCTAGRFANRIADGKFELNGKQYTLPQNNGNNCLHGGISGFHDKVWDRRVTYQSHVEFYYVSPDGEEGFPGNVKVMVSYTLSRNNEIIIKYHAQSDADTHVNLTNHTYFNLDGEGSGDVLQQILQINSDEVLFVDENQIPNAIVPVEGTAFDFRTPKPIVQDITANNEQLIAAKGYDHCYVNNQPISQPCATVYSKNTGIQLDVFTTEPGVQLYTGNWMTGNDFGKRGYKYLPYAGFCLETQHFPDTPNQAEFPSTLLKAGESFDSETHFKFSIKK, from the coding sequence ATGACAAAATATCAAACACTTATTCCAAAACATTTTGAAGGTACAATCGACGGCAAAAACACGCATTTGCTCTTATTAAAAAATGAAGGGGGCATGCAAGTCCTCTTAACTGACTACGGTGCACGTATTGTCAGTATTTTGGTTCCTGACAACAAAGGAAATTTGGTAGACGTTGCACTGGGTTTTGATTCTATTCAGGCCTATCTCGATTCTGACGAGAAATACCATGGCTGTACTGCAGGGCGTTTCGCAAATCGCATTGCAGATGGTAAATTTGAACTCAACGGAAAACAGTATACACTTCCTCAAAACAATGGCAATAATTGTCTTCATGGCGGTATATCGGGTTTTCATGACAAGGTTTGGGATAGAAGAGTTACCTACCAATCGCACGTCGAATTTTATTATGTTTCTCCAGATGGTGAGGAAGGTTTTCCTGGGAACGTAAAAGTGATGGTTTCCTATACCTTATCTCGAAATAATGAGATCATTATTAAATATCATGCGCAATCGGATGCTGATACACATGTCAACTTAACTAATCATACATACTTCAATCTGGATGGGGAAGGTAGTGGTGACGTATTGCAGCAGATCCTTCAGATCAATTCAGATGAAGTTTTATTTGTAGACGAGAATCAGATACCGAATGCAATAGTACCTGTGGAGGGCACTGCCTTCGACTTTCGCACACCCAAACCTATTGTGCAAGATATTACTGCTAATAACGAACAATTGATTGCTGCCAAAGGCTATGACCATTGTTATGTCAACAACCAGCCTATTTCGCAGCCTTGTGCAACAGTTTATTCTAAAAACACGGGCATTCAGCTGGATGTCTTTACAACGGAGCCGGGCGTACAACTCTATACAGGAAACTGGATGACGGGAAATGATTTTGGCAAAAGAGGTTACAAGTATCTTCCTTATGCCGGATTCTGTCTGGAAACGCAGCATTTTCCGGATACACCCAATCAAGCGGAATTTCCTTCAACTTTGTTAAAAGCAGGCGAATCATTCGACTCCGAGACACATTTTAAGTTCTCCATAAAAAAATAA
- the argH gene encoding argininosuccinate lyase: MKIWQKNIDVDSFVESFTVGNDRVMDLQLAAADVLGSLAHTRMLNSIDLMTDEDLALVQKELKNIYSEILAGDFRIEDSVEDVHSQVEMLLTQRIGEAGKKIHSGRSRNDQVLVDLKLYFRSEIQHIIHNTEAFFSELIKLSEQYKHVLIPGYTHLQIAMPSSFGLWFGAYAESLVDDLEMMRAAWKVCNKNPLGSAAGYGSSFPLNRSLTTQLLGFDDLNYNVVYAQMGRGKTERILAQGMSSIAATLAKFAMDVCLYINQNFGFISFPAHLTTGSSIMPHKKNPDVFELIRSRCNKIQALPNEIALMTTNLPSGYHRDLQLLKENLFPAFKSLNECLEIATFMLENISVKENILDDPKYDYLFSVEVVNNEVLKGVPFREAYRTIGIDIDEGRFKPSKEVNHTHEGSIGNLCNDQIQRMFAEVKATFGFEKVESALDDLLK, encoded by the coding sequence ATGAAAATCTGGCAAAAAAATATAGATGTAGATTCTTTTGTAGAATCGTTTACTGTGGGCAATGACCGGGTCATGGATCTGCAACTTGCTGCTGCAGATGTTTTGGGCTCATTGGCTCACACACGTATGTTGAACAGCATAGATCTCATGACGGATGAGGACCTGGCGCTCGTACAGAAAGAGCTAAAAAATATCTATAGCGAAATCCTTGCTGGAGATTTTCGCATTGAAGATTCTGTGGAAGACGTGCACTCCCAGGTTGAAATGCTGCTTACACAGCGTATTGGTGAGGCAGGTAAAAAAATACATTCGGGCAGATCCCGTAATGATCAGGTATTGGTCGATCTAAAGTTATACTTTCGCTCCGAAATTCAACATATCATCCACAATACAGAAGCGTTTTTTAGCGAATTAATAAAACTCAGCGAGCAGTACAAACATGTCCTCATCCCTGGTTACACCCATTTGCAGATCGCCATGCCTTCATCATTTGGGTTGTGGTTTGGTGCTTACGCCGAAAGCCTTGTGGATGATCTGGAGATGATGCGTGCAGCCTGGAAAGTTTGTAATAAAAATCCGTTGGGATCCGCTGCAGGTTATGGATCATCTTTCCCTTTAAATAGGAGCCTGACCACACAATTGTTGGGATTTGATGATCTCAATTATAATGTTGTCTACGCGCAGATGGGACGCGGTAAGACCGAACGTATCTTGGCACAGGGTATGAGTTCAATAGCTGCAACCTTAGCTAAGTTTGCCATGGACGTATGTCTTTATATTAACCAGAATTTTGGATTTATATCCTTTCCTGCCCATTTGACCACAGGATCGAGTATTATGCCACATAAGAAAAATCCTGATGTCTTTGAGTTGATCCGATCACGCTGTAACAAGATTCAAGCATTGCCAAACGAGATTGCATTGATGACAACAAATTTGCCATCCGGTTACCATAGGGATCTTCAGTTGTTAAAAGAGAATTTATTCCCGGCTTTCAAATCACTCAATGAATGTCTTGAAATTGCAACCTTTATGTTGGAAAACATTTCCGTTAAAGAGAATATCCTGGACGATCCAAAATACGATTATTTGTTCTCCGTAGAAGTGGTCAACAATGAGGTCCTGAAAGGAGTTCCTTTCCGGGAGGCCTACAGGACTATAGGCATTGATATTGATGAAGGGCGTTTCAAGCCATCGAAAGAAGTAAATCATACCCACGAAGGGAGTATTGGAAATCTATGCAACGATCAGATTCAACGTATGTTCGCCGAGGTCAAAGCAACTTTTGGTTTTGAAAAAGTCGAATCAGCATTGGATGACCTTTTAAAATAA
- the rbfA gene encoding 30S ribosome-binding factor RbfA, whose translation MGTESKRQQRFAGVIQQDLAALFQRDGHSWAPGAFITVTRVRVTPDLAIARVYVSFLNTKTAQEGIQAIRSKTAEIRYKLGAKIKNQVKIVPQLEFFLDDTNEYVEHMDKLFDEISKEPRQPE comes from the coding sequence ATGGGAACAGAAAGCAAGAGACAGCAACGTTTTGCTGGGGTGATTCAACAGGATTTAGCGGCATTATTTCAGCGCGATGGTCATTCATGGGCTCCCGGAGCATTTATTACGGTTACACGTGTTCGTGTTACGCCAGATTTGGCGATCGCACGCGTTTACGTGAGCTTTTTAAACACCAAGACAGCACAGGAAGGTATTCAGGCCATTCGTTCCAAAACAGCTGAAATACGTTACAAACTAGGTGCAAAAATTAAGAACCAAGTAAAGATCGTTCCTCAATTGGAATTTTTCCTTGACGATACCAACGAGTATGTTGAACACATGGACAAACTATTTGATGAAATCAGTAAAGAGCCACGTCAACCCGAATAA
- the aat gene encoding leucyl/phenylalanyl-tRNA--protein transferase, with protein sequence MVFELDTKKLEFPHPSYAEGDGLLAVGGDLSVDRLLLAYSNGIFPWFDEVSPILWYAPNPRFVIDPRKIKISKSMANVLRKNIFSFSIDRNFNAVIHHCATMNRKDQEGTWITADMIDAYSKLASLGYAHSVEVWQDNLLVGGLYGVLINGVFCGESMFSKVANASKAALIYLAQEIELHLIDCQFHTSHLESMGGEYLSLTDYLAILTKKHNDE encoded by the coding sequence ATGGTATTTGAACTGGATACTAAAAAACTTGAATTTCCACACCCTAGCTATGCAGAAGGAGATGGTTTACTTGCTGTAGGTGGGGATCTTTCCGTCGATCGACTGCTACTCGCCTATAGTAATGGGATTTTCCCTTGGTTTGACGAGGTCAGCCCTATTCTTTGGTATGCCCCAAACCCTCGATTCGTGATCGATCCACGCAAAATCAAAATCAGCAAGAGTATGGCGAACGTCCTTCGGAAAAATATATTTTCGTTCTCGATAGACCGCAACTTTAACGCAGTGATTCATCATTGCGCAACTATGAATAGAAAAGATCAGGAAGGTACCTGGATTACCGCGGACATGATAGATGCCTATAGCAAACTTGCTTCACTGGGCTATGCCCACTCGGTGGAGGTATGGCAAGACAATTTGCTGGTTGGGGGACTTTACGGTGTATTAATCAATGGTGTATTTTGTGGTGAAAGTATGTTTTCTAAAGTCGCCAACGCATCGAAGGCAGCGCTGATTTACCTTGCCCAAGAAATCGAATTACATCTGATTGATTGCCAGTTTCATACCAGTCATCTGGAAAGTATGGGCGGAGAATATCTTTCGCTGACAGATTATTTAGCTATATTAACAAAAAAGCACAACGATGAGTAG